The following are encoded together in the Lathyrus oleraceus cultivar Zhongwan6 chromosome 3, CAAS_Psat_ZW6_1.0, whole genome shotgun sequence genome:
- the LOC127131691 gene encoding uncharacterized protein LOC127131691, which yields MTYSQVFQHLLQLKLVNLRGMPPPAERLHAGYNPNARCEFHYGAHAGPTVNVAQDGENLNLIMDMNLMSTPLLCVKGYLCDRIVKNEKVEEKDVAVIFILYTPANIPAPSRPTPLTITLPGPIPYSNENDVPWHYGITISGRIYSQQIAQNNVDALAKAKGKQVVGDNSRYIQDSTLNVVPGTSSSQEVEELLRFIRKSDYKVIDHLSQTPSKISILSLLLCFEAHRNSLMKLSSSAFVPQNITVNQLKGVVASISADSSLGFTDFDIPLEGRNSNKALHISMEWKGTTLSRVLVDIGSALNVLPKSSLMKIDYVGVELCPSDLIVWAFDGSRRAVFGEVDLPVKIGPQFFRTTFFVMDIHPAYCCLLERPWIHGEGAVTSPLHQKMKFPSGSKIVNVCGEEEYMAFKAVQMIKTPHYEGKRHAVSMSSLKDAREVVENGHPKGWGHVLDLPLKFDKLGLGLNHSQQDVAPDVPKAPSVLTPVKFISAGFISNDQANVVGDNDDSDYDIDNWIQPSVLGEELHNWTAEDVIQVMLN from the exons ATGACATATTCTCAAGTGTTTCAACATTTATTGCAACTAAAATTGGTTAATTTGAGGGGCATGCCACCTCCTGCTGAGAGGCTCCATGCAGGTTATAATCCTAATGCCCGATGCGAATTTCATTATGGCG CTCATGCCGGACCTACTGTTAATGTCGCGCAAGATGGTGAAAACTTGAATTTGATAATGGATATGAACCTGATGTCTACCCCGTTATTGTGTGTTAAAGGTTATCTG TGTGATAGGATTGTGAAAAACGAGAAAGTTGAAGAGAAAGATGTGGCGGTAATTTTCATTCTGTATACTCCTGCAAATATTCCAGCGCCTTCTAGGCCTACTCCCTTGACAATCACGTTGCCTGGTCCTATTCCTTACTCCAACGAGAATGatgttccttggcattatgg AATTACCATAAGTGGTAGGATATATTCTCAACAAATCGCCCAAAATAATGTTGATGCCTTGGCGAAAGCTAAGGGTAAACAAGTGGTGGGTGATAATTCAAGATATATACAAGATAGTACTCTGAATGTAGTTCCTGGAACTTCTTCGTCTCAAGAAGTTGAAGAGTTATTAAGATTTATCAGGAAAAGTGACTACAAAGTGATAGATCATCTAAGCCAGACGCCATCTAAAATATCAATCTTGTCCTTATTGTTGTGTTTCGAAGCTCATAGGAATTCCCTGATGAAATTGTCGAGTTCTGCTTTTGTGCCACAAAACATCACTGTCAATCAGTTAAAAGGGGTTGTAGCCAGTATATCAGCAGATAGCAGTTTGGGTTTTACGGACTTTGATATCCCTCTAGAAGGACGCAATTCTAATaaggctttgcacatttctatggAATGGAAAGGAACTACATTATCCCGAGTGTTGGTAGACATCGGATCAGCCTTGAATGTGCTACCCAAGTCTTCCCTGATGAAGATTGACTATGTAGGAGTTGAATTGTGCCCAAGCGACTTGATAGTCTgggctttcgatgggtctcgaaGAGCCGTTTTTGGTGAAGTGGACCTACCTGTTAAAATTGGACCACAATTTTTTCGTACGACATTCTTCGTCATGGACATACATCCCGCATATTGTTGTTTGCTTGAACGCCCGTGGATTCATGGGGAAGGCGCTGTAACATCCCCCTTACACCAGAAAATGAAGTTCCCAAGTGGTAGTAAGATTGTTAACGTTTGTGGTGAGGAAGAGTACATG GCGTTTAAAGCAGTTCAGATGATCAAGACTCCTCATTATGAGGGTAAGAGGCATGCAGTTTCCATGTCTTCATTGAAGGATGCTAGAGAAGTGGTTGAGAATGGTCACCCCAAAGGTTGGGGTCATGTGTTAGATCTTCCTCTGAAATTTGACAAGTTGGGTCTCGGTTTGAATCATTCCCAGCAAGATGTAGCCCCTGATGTTCCCAAGGCTCCAAGTGTTCTCACTCCGGTGAAGTTTATAAGTGCTGGATTTATCAGTAATGATCAGGCTAATGTTGTCGGTGATAACGATGATAGTGATTATGACATTGACAACTGGATCCAACCGAGTGTTCTAGGTGAAGAACTCCACAACTGGACTGCAGAGGATGTCATCCAAGTCATGCTCAATtag